From the Lathyrus oleraceus cultivar Zhongwan6 chromosome 4, CAAS_Psat_ZW6_1.0, whole genome shotgun sequence genome, one window contains:
- the LOC127073963 gene encoding uncharacterized protein LOC127073963: protein MWMVLSSSPQTQIHNTITTQTCCHHLQSKPKTTRITFPFKLKCQQQEQHQQSNSSLKPKTQDDGIPIEDVKTLAKFKSRHNYIRVLEVSRKADHPFRGSRLLLLDNPGNIHSISFLFKTLTNTYFDVFATIPPIIPNGPIAVLGFGAGSTARILLNLYPDTVVHGWELDPSVIEVAREYFNLSKIERENKQRLFVYVGNALTASLEGGFSGILVDLFSEGSLIPELQEAATWEKLRKSLKKGGRIMVNVGGSCVEAEDKVRDGNVVMEETLKAMRMVFGEKLFVLRLGNRGDDSSLALTGDFPEIETWKNKLPSSLRCYVGLWKPYSG, encoded by the coding sequence ATGTGGATGGTCCTATCTTCCTCCCCTCAAACACAAATTCACAATACAATCACAACACAAACATGTTGTCATCATCTTCAATCCAAACCCAAGACAACAAGAATCACATTCCCTTTCAAACTAAAATGCCAACAACAAGaacaacatcaacaatccaaTTCCTCTCTCAAACCCAAAACCCAAGACGATGGAATCCCAATAGAAGACGTAAAAACCCTAGCAAAATTCAAATCCAGACACAACTACATCCGTGTTCTAGAAGTTTCCAGAAAAGCCGACCACCCATTCCGCGGCTCCAGACTTCTCCTTCTCGACAACCCCGGAAACATCCACAGCATTTCCTTCCTCTTCAAAACCCTAACCAACACCTACTTCGACGTTTTTGCCACTATCCCTCCGATCATACCTAATGGACCTATCGCCGTACTCGGCTTCGGTGCTGGCTCCACCGCCCGCATTCTCCTTAACCTTTACCCGGACACAGTCGTTCACGGCTGGGAACTTGATCCCTCGGTGATTGAAGTTGCAAGAGAGTATTTCAATCTTTCAAAAATTGAGAGAGAAAACAAACAGAGACTTTTTGTTTACGTTGGAAATGCATTGACTGCGAGTTTGGAAGGAGGGTTTTCAGGGATTTTGGTGGATTTGTTCTCGGAGGGGAGTTTGATACCGGAACTTCAGGAGGCTGCTACATGGGAGAAACTACGGAAGAGTTTGAAGAAAGGAGGGAGGATAATGGTGAATGTTGGAGGGAGTTGTGTGGAGGCTGAGGATAAGGTTAGAGATGGGAATGTTGTGATGGAAGAAACTTTGAAAGCGATGAGAATGGTTTTTGGAGAGAAGCTTTTTGTTCTCAGACTTGGGAACCGTGGAGATGATAGCTCTCTTGCTCTTACTGGAGATTTTCCTGAAATTGAAACATGGAAGAACAAGCTTCCATCTTCGTTGAGATGTTATGTTGGTTTATGGAAGCCATATTCTGGTTAG